From a single uncultured Methanobrevibacter sp. genomic region:
- the rpoB gene encoding DNA-directed RNA polymerase subunit B: MKEKPSQTKIYINGELLGYCADPVNFTQEMREKRRNGEVSYEMNITYYEDNNEIYIFNDPGRARRPLIIVKDGVPLLKDEHLNKIASGKLKWDDLISQGLVEYLDAEEEENSYIAMSLAELNDEHTHLEIDPATMLGICAGIIPFSDHNSSPRNTMEAGMTKQALGLYVSNYALRTDTRAHLLHHPQTPIVKTRIIDSTNYDLRPSGQNFVVALMSYEGYNMEDAMVINKGSLERGLARSSFFRAYDTSEKRYAGGQVDKFEVPDKNIKGYRSEEAYRNLDEDGVVNPESYVESGDVLIGKTSPPRFLEEEFGTVADKRRETSVTVRHGEKGIVDAVLLSETVEGSRLAKIRVRDTRQPEFGDKFASRHGQKGVIGLILSPEDVPFTEFGVVPDLIVNPHAIPSRMSIGQVLEMVAGKAGCLEGQRVDATPFNQTLEDEIKQQLIDNGFESAGCESLYNGVTGERLDAEIFVGVAYYQKLHHMTTDKVYARSRGPVQVLTRQPTEGRAREGGLRFGEMERDCLIAHGAALTLKERLLDESDKYEAIVCDNCGMLAVFDKHKNKKYCPICGDVETYPVEISYAFKLLLDELKSLCIFPKLQLGDKA, from the coding sequence ATTAAGGAAAAACCTTCTCAAACTAAAATTTACATAAATGGTGAACTTTTAGGATACTGTGCAGACCCAGTTAATTTCACTCAGGAAATGAGAGAAAAAAGAAGAAACGGTGAAGTGTCCTACGAGATGAACATCACTTATTATGAAGACAATAATGAGATTTACATATTCAATGATCCTGGAAGAGCAAGAAGACCATTAATTATTGTTAAAGATGGTGTGCCTCTTTTAAAAGATGAGCACTTAAACAAAATTGCTAGCGGAAAATTAAAATGGGATGATTTGATTAGCCAGGGACTTGTTGAATATTTGGATGCTGAAGAAGAGGAAAACTCCTATATTGCCATGAGTCTTGCTGAGTTAAACGATGAACACACTCACCTTGAAATTGACCCTGCTACTATGCTTGGTATCTGTGCAGGTATTATTCCATTTTCAGACCACAACTCTTCTCCAAGGAATACCATGGAAGCAGGTATGACAAAACAGGCATTAGGATTATATGTATCTAACTATGCATTACGTACCGATACAAGGGCACACTTATTGCACCATCCCCAAACTCCTATTGTTAAAACACGTATTATTGATTCAACCAATTATGATTTAAGACCATCCGGTCAGAACTTTGTTGTAGCATTAATGTCTTACGAAGGATATAACATGGAGGACGCAATGGTTATCAACAAAGGTTCACTTGAAAGGGGTCTTGCAAGATCTTCATTCTTCAGAGCTTACGACACTTCAGAGAAAAGGTACGCTGGTGGTCAGGTAGACAAGTTTGAAGTTCCTGACAAAAACATCAAAGGATACAGATCTGAAGAGGCTTACAGAAACTTGGATGAAGATGGTGTTGTAAATCCTGAATCCTATGTTGAATCAGGTGATGTATTGATTGGTAAAACATCCCCTCCAAGATTCTTAGAAGAGGAATTCGGTACCGTTGCAGATAAAAGAAGAGAAACTTCAGTAACTGTAAGACACGGTGAAAAAGGTATTGTTGACGCAGTTCTTTTATCTGAAACCGTTGAAGGTTCAAGATTAGCTAAAATCAGAGTTAGGGATACCAGACAACCTGAATTTGGTGATAAATTCGCATCAAGACACGGTCAGAAAGGGGTTATTGGTTTAATTTTATCCCCTGAAGACGTACCATTCACAGAATTCGGTGTCGTGCCTGATTTGATTGTTAACCCTCACGCGATTCCATCCAGGATGTCCATCGGACAGGTGTTAGAGATGGTTGCAGGTAAAGCCGGTTGTCTTGAAGGACAACGTGTTGACGCAACTCCATTCAACCAAACCCTTGAAGATGAAATCAAGCAGCAACTGATCGACAACGGTTTTGAATCTGCAGGATGTGAATCTTTATATAATGGTGTAACCGGTGAAAGATTGGATGCTGAAATATTCGTCGGTGTTGCATATTACCAAAAATTACACCACATGACAACTGATAAAGTTTACGCACGTTCAAGAGGTCCTGTACAAGTGCTTACACGTCAGCCTACTGAAGGTAGAGCACGTGAAGGTGGTTTAAGATTCGGGGAAATGGAAAGAGATTGTCTTATTGCACACGGTGCAGCATTAACCTTAAAAGAAAGACTTCTTGATGAATCAGACAAATATGAAGCAA